The following proteins are co-located in the Actinomycetota bacterium genome:
- a CDS encoding TfoX/Sxy family protein — protein MTGLLPTIMLAAAASPMEVDVAYDEDLADRVRVVLGEVRGDWDERKMFGGLAFMVAGHMTVGVLGDDLLVRVGKEAYDDALAEPHAREMDFTGRPMTGMVFVGNSGVAADTDLRTWIGRGLDHTRCLPPK, from the coding sequence TTGACCGGACTCCTGCCCACCATCATGCTCGCGGCTGCCGCATCCCCGATGGAGGTCGACGTGGCGTACGACGAGGACCTCGCTGACCGGGTACGCGTCGTGCTCGGCGAAGTCCGAGGGGACTGGGACGAACGCAAGATGTTCGGCGGCCTCGCGTTCATGGTCGCCGGCCACATGACCGTCGGCGTGCTCGGCGACGACCTGCTCGTCCGCGTGGGGAAGGAGGCGTACGACGACGCGCTCGCGGAGCCGCACGCCCGCGAGATGGACTTCACGGGCCGCCCCATGACGGGCATGGTGTTCGTCGGCAACAGCGGCGTCGCGGCGGACACCGATCTCCGAACCTGGATCGGCCGCGGCCTCGACCACACCCGGTGCCTGCCTCCGAAGTGA
- a CDS encoding maleylpyruvate isomerase N-terminal domain-containing protein, translating to MSESLAAIRAEGQGLDQVLAGLPDGWPDLPTRLGAWTLRELVAHLLRGPSRVTTYLAQDPPERAEIDWLDYWRRANTSDPSEVAARASTDAASTSPEDLVRRFGPAWRDAVAAAERSGADRVTTTPLGAARLDHYLTSRVVELTVHGLDVRAALGLPPEATPRGLDVTTRVLTGLLGRARPADLADDVSFVLAATGRVPHGNPALPVLR from the coding sequence ATGTCGGAGTCGCTCGCGGCGATCCGCGCCGAAGGGCAGGGGCTCGACCAGGTCCTCGCCGGACTGCCCGACGGGTGGCCGGACCTGCCCACGCGGTTGGGGGCGTGGACGCTGCGGGAGCTCGTCGCCCATCTCCTGCGAGGGCCGAGCCGCGTGACCACCTACCTCGCGCAGGACCCACCGGAGCGAGCGGAGATCGACTGGCTCGACTACTGGCGGCGAGCCAACACGTCTGACCCGAGCGAGGTCGCCGCCCGTGCATCGACCGACGCAGCGAGCACGTCCCCGGAGGACCTCGTCCGACGCTTCGGCCCCGCCTGGAGGGACGCGGTCGCGGCGGCCGAGCGCTCGGGCGCCGACCGCGTGACCACCACACCACTCGGCGCCGCGCGTCTCGATCACTACCTGACCTCACGGGTGGTCGAGCTCACCGTGCACGGCCTCGATGTCCGCGCTGCGCTGGGACTGCCGCCCGAGGCCACGCCCCGCGGCCTCGATGTCACCACGCGGGTCCTCACCGGCCTGCTCGGCCGCGCCCGTCCCGCCGACCTGGCCGACGACGTCTCGTTCGTGCTGGCGGCCACCGGCCGCGTCCCGCACGGGAACCCTGCGCTGCCCGTGCTGAGGTGA
- a CDS encoding GntR family transcriptional regulator, whose product MAATDPQAIADQLRDRIRHGTLAPGTSLNQVELADDLGVSRIPVREALCSLAGEGLVVLEAGRGARVVEHTRRDIIDLYDLRLRLEPALAGEIIDSLPPADIRQLHQLAERMLDDPPPDRWSQLNQRFHASMYAPVPRPHTIRIVGQVMGMVEPYSPRYVHRLRGIDRASREHLTMMRAIADRDPDRLATVIAAHLRGARDALLHALDNNA is encoded by the coding sequence GTGGCCGCCACCGACCCGCAAGCGATCGCCGACCAACTGCGCGACCGTATCCGTCACGGGACGCTCGCCCCCGGCACCTCCCTCAACCAGGTCGAGCTGGCCGACGACCTGGGAGTGAGTCGCATCCCGGTCCGTGAAGCATTGTGCAGCCTGGCCGGTGAAGGGTTGGTGGTCCTGGAGGCCGGCCGGGGGGCACGGGTGGTCGAACACACCCGACGCGACATCATCGACCTCTACGACCTGCGGCTGCGTCTCGAACCTGCGCTCGCCGGCGAGATCATCGACAGCCTGCCCCCCGCCGACATCCGCCAGCTGCACCAGCTGGCCGAACGGATGCTCGACGACCCGCCGCCCGACCGCTGGTCGCAGCTCAACCAGCGCTTCCACGCCTCCATGTACGCCCCCGTCCCCCGGCCCCACACCATCCGCATCGTCGGGCAGGTCATGGGAATGGTCGAGCCCTACTCCCCCCGCTACGTCCACCGGCTCCGCGGCATCGACCGAGCATCCCGTGAGCACCTCACGATGATGCGCGCCATCGCCGACCGTGACCCCGACCGCCTCGCAACCGTCATCGCCGCCCACCTGCGAGGTGCCCGCGACGCGCTCCTGCACGCACTCGACAACAACGCCTGA